The Desulfosporosinus acidiphilus SJ4 genome has a window encoding:
- a CDS encoding LUD domain-containing protein, whose amino-acid sequence MANKELDMRVRSGLDDKEAALGRERALGFIRGGMRKMVPRYPELSNRLRGIKSNSIENLESLLEQATSVLTQKGVKVFRAKTPEEALRHVAEIVGQGLVVKSKSNAAKEIDLVQTLQNQGAKVVETDLGDRIVQLAGSHASHSLAPAIHMTVNRVAEIFSNDLGRTFPADEEVLVEAARVSLRNYLLTADVGLSGANAIAADTGSIIVMENEGNIRAVTSLPRVHIAIAGIEKIVPTLEDALTVVRAASVFGVGQDFGTYASVISGPSRTFDLDGEEFLTGLGPEEVHVVLLEHGRWEAKERGFAETLYCINCGSCLNFCPIYREVGEQYGDKYLGGRGIITAAIQKGLKTADVSGLSLCLNCKNCTEACPSQISTPEMLNRLRAQSFMENGIAPLWNTAFKVMSKQARLHWYANLGSKFQSLVFSREGDGQKTRFPMVGLPYRRVLPTLAAKSFYDLWPAVVTPETSERLWLQDNNRLKGQQGKDNLSKPPVKPTAANKRVTFFTGCMINYAFTHIGDAVLAVLGKHGFTVDIPRGQGCCGLPIYINGDVEKAREAAKANIKSLLDCPGEKIVVACATCGSHLSHSMIDLFSEGDPWRAKAELVAAKVEDISQFLNQSASQAEGLDLSSQGNKPISLSLTYHDPCHLNRGQGVKQAPRDILQRIAGIELTEMADADTCCGFGGTCSFKQYEISERVRKRKLNSIRETKAQAVAAGCPGCLLHIQDGLKQEGMSVKAYHPVELLAMSYGWKGRE is encoded by the coding sequence ATGGCTAATAAAGAGTTGGATATGAGGGTTCGAAGCGGGCTGGATGATAAAGAGGCTGCTCTCGGACGGGAACGTGCTTTGGGATTTATCCGCGGAGGTATGAGGAAGATGGTGCCTCGGTACCCCGAGTTATCGAATCGTTTGCGTGGCATTAAGTCGAATTCCATAGAAAATCTGGAAAGTCTTCTGGAGCAGGCGACTAGCGTCCTAACCCAAAAAGGGGTGAAGGTTTTTAGAGCAAAGACGCCGGAGGAAGCCTTGCGTCATGTTGCGGAGATTGTCGGCCAAGGCTTGGTCGTAAAATCAAAATCCAATGCGGCTAAGGAAATTGACCTTGTCCAAACCCTGCAGAACCAAGGCGCAAAGGTTGTGGAGACTGATTTAGGTGATCGGATTGTTCAATTGGCAGGCAGCCACGCCAGCCATTCCCTTGCTCCGGCGATTCATATGACCGTAAACCGCGTGGCCGAGATTTTTAGTAATGACCTTGGACGGACGTTTCCCGCCGATGAAGAGGTTTTGGTGGAAGCCGCGCGAGTGTCGCTGCGAAATTACCTGCTCACTGCCGATGTAGGCCTTTCAGGTGCCAATGCCATCGCCGCAGACACAGGCTCTATTATTGTTATGGAAAACGAAGGGAATATTCGCGCGGTAACCAGCTTACCCCGTGTTCATATTGCGATTGCCGGGATTGAAAAGATTGTCCCCACGCTGGAAGATGCACTGACAGTTGTTAGAGCGGCGTCTGTCTTTGGGGTTGGGCAAGATTTTGGCACCTATGCTTCTGTGATCAGCGGCCCAAGCCGCACCTTTGACCTTGATGGCGAGGAGTTTCTGACAGGACTGGGCCCTGAGGAAGTGCATGTTGTTCTTTTGGAACATGGACGGTGGGAAGCAAAAGAACGGGGCTTTGCTGAGACTTTGTACTGTATCAACTGTGGAAGCTGCTTAAACTTTTGCCCCATCTATCGCGAAGTAGGCGAACAATATGGGGATAAATACTTAGGCGGGAGAGGAATCATCACGGCTGCAATCCAAAAAGGCTTAAAAACAGCGGACGTCAGCGGGCTTTCCCTGTGTCTGAACTGCAAGAATTGTACAGAAGCCTGCCCTTCGCAAATAAGTACGCCCGAAATGCTGAACAGACTGCGCGCGCAGTCTTTTATGGAAAATGGTATAGCCCCGCTCTGGAATACAGCGTTCAAGGTGATGTCCAAACAAGCAAGACTTCATTGGTATGCAAACCTAGGAAGCAAGTTTCAGAGCCTTGTTTTTTCCCGGGAAGGAGATGGACAAAAGACTCGTTTTCCAATGGTGGGCTTGCCTTATCGGAGGGTTTTACCTACTTTGGCCGCAAAGTCCTTTTATGATCTATGGCCTGCGGTTGTCACCCCGGAAACCAGTGAGAGGCTTTGGCTGCAGGACAACAATCGTCTCAAAGGGCAGCAGGGTAAAGATAATTTGAGCAAGCCGCCGGTTAAGCCCACTGCAGCTAATAAGCGAGTGACCTTCTTTACCGGGTGCATGATAAATTATGCCTTCACACATATCGGTGATGCCGTTCTGGCTGTTTTGGGCAAGCATGGGTTCACCGTGGATATTCCCCGCGGGCAAGGCTGCTGCGGGCTTCCCATTTATATCAACGGAGATGTAGAAAAGGCAAGAGAAGCGGCGAAGGCAAATATTAAAAGTCTGTTGGACTGTCCCGGAGAAAAGATTGTTGTCGCCTGCGCCACCTGCGGCTCACATCTTTCTCACTCTATGATTGATCTCTTTTCGGAAGGAGATCCGTGGCGGGCAAAAGCAGAATTAGTTGCCGCTAAGGTTGAAGACATTTCTCAGTTTTTGAATCAGTCTGCAAGCCAAGCCGAAGGTTTAGATTTGTCATCCCAGGGTAATAAACCAATTTCTCTTAGTCTCACTTATCATGATCCTTGTCATCTCAACAGAGGACAGGGAGTAAAGCAAGCGCCCAGGGATATTTTGCAAAGGATTGCCGGGATAGAACTTACGGAGATGGCTGATGCAGATACCTGCTGCGGGTTCGGTGGAACCTGCAGTTTTAAACAGTATGAGATCAGTGAGCGCGTACGAAAACGAAAACTAAACTCGATCCGAGAGACGAAGGCTCAAGCTGTTGCAGCTGGATGTCCCGGCTGTCTGCTCCATATCCAAGATGGGTTAAAGCAGGAAGGGATGTCAGTGAAAGCTTATCATCCCGTAGAACTGCTTGCTATGTCCTATGGTTGGAAGGGGAGAGAGTAA
- a CDS encoding carbon starvation CstA family protein gives MHAIYLVIAAVCVLLIGYRLYGTFMATKVLAVDPRIITPAKRLEDGHDFVPTNRWVTFGHHFAAIAAAGPLVGPVLAAQFGYLPGTLWILIGGVLGGAVHDMVVLFASVRHDGKSLAQIAKKEIGPVTGAAASLAVLFILIITMAGLSIVIVSSLNTNPWGAFTVAMTIPIAIFIGIYMRFLRPGKLGEASIIGVALILLAVALGPTIKSSALAPFFNYSVHAIEIALPVYAFIAAALPVWLLLAPRDYLSSYLKIGTIGALALGIIFVNPVLQMPPVTKFINGGGPIIAGKVWPFVFITIACGAMSGFHSLIAAGTTPKMLENEKDIKIVGFGAMLMESFVAIMAMIAASVLPVGDYFAINTTPAVFAHLGMHVDKLPMLSKLIGLNVAGRPGGSVSLAVGMSYVFSSIPGLSHLVAYWYQFAIMFEAVFILTAVDAGTRAARYVVQDMIGVVIKPFKKINWWPGAVISAALVSFAWGYLLYGGNISTVWPLFGVSNQLLASLAMVVGTSIILKSTGRISYALTTFIPFVFLFVTTLDASYFNVTKVYLPQHMTLNVILSVIMAILALIIVADAFVKWTALIRDKQTLEIQKARHKEILKDLAAK, from the coding sequence ATGCATGCGATCTATTTAGTTATTGCTGCCGTCTGTGTATTACTGATTGGCTACCGCCTCTATGGAACGTTTATGGCTACAAAAGTGTTGGCGGTTGATCCGCGCATAATTACACCGGCTAAACGTCTGGAAGATGGACATGATTTTGTCCCCACCAACCGTTGGGTAACTTTTGGACATCATTTCGCCGCGATCGCTGCCGCCGGGCCTTTGGTTGGACCGGTTTTAGCAGCTCAATTCGGTTATCTTCCCGGTACCTTGTGGATTCTTATTGGAGGAGTTCTGGGAGGAGCAGTCCATGATATGGTGGTGCTGTTTGCTTCCGTACGCCACGACGGCAAATCCCTGGCTCAGATTGCTAAAAAAGAAATAGGGCCTGTCACAGGAGCAGCAGCATCATTAGCGGTCTTATTCATTCTGATTATCACTATGGCAGGTTTGTCAATTGTTATTGTCAGTTCCTTGAATACCAACCCCTGGGGAGCCTTTACAGTCGCCATGACGATTCCCATCGCAATCTTTATAGGTATTTATATGCGTTTCCTGCGTCCGGGTAAATTAGGCGAGGCCTCCATAATCGGGGTCGCTCTTATTCTCTTGGCCGTGGCTTTAGGACCCACAATCAAGAGCTCAGCTTTAGCTCCTTTCTTCAATTACAGTGTTCATGCCATAGAAATTGCTCTTCCTGTTTATGCCTTTATTGCCGCAGCACTTCCCGTTTGGCTCCTCTTGGCGCCGCGTGACTATTTGAGTTCTTATCTTAAAATTGGTACAATCGGTGCCTTGGCTCTGGGGATTATCTTTGTAAATCCGGTATTGCAGATGCCGCCGGTAACCAAGTTTATCAACGGCGGCGGCCCCATTATTGCCGGTAAAGTCTGGCCCTTTGTATTTATCACAATTGCCTGTGGGGCAATGTCCGGTTTCCACAGTTTAATTGCGGCTGGTACGACGCCCAAAATGCTGGAAAATGAAAAAGATATTAAGATCGTTGGCTTTGGTGCAATGCTTATGGAATCCTTTGTTGCCATCATGGCAATGATTGCGGCTTCCGTACTCCCGGTGGGTGATTATTTCGCCATCAACACCACACCGGCAGTTTTTGCTCACCTTGGCATGCATGTCGACAAGCTCCCTATGCTATCGAAGCTTATTGGGCTGAATGTGGCAGGCCGTCCCGGCGGTTCAGTTTCTTTAGCCGTTGGAATGTCTTATGTTTTTAGCAGCATACCCGGACTCAGTCATTTAGTTGCTTACTGGTATCAATTTGCTATTATGTTTGAAGCCGTATTTATCCTCACTGCTGTTGATGCCGGAACCAGGGCAGCCCGCTATGTTGTTCAGGACATGATCGGAGTTGTAATTAAACCTTTCAAAAAGATTAACTGGTGGCCGGGTGCAGTGATCAGTGCAGCTCTCGTCTCTTTCGCTTGGGGTTATCTCTTGTATGGAGGGAATATCTCCACGGTTTGGCCGCTCTTTGGAGTTTCGAACCAATTGCTTGCTTCATTGGCCATGGTGGTGGGTACTTCAATCATTTTAAAGAGCACCGGTCGAATCTCCTATGCCCTTACCACCTTTATTCCTTTCGTCTTTCTCTTCGTGACCACCTTAGATGCCTCCTACTTTAATGTCACAAAGGTTTATTTACCTCAACACATGACCTTAAATGTTATTCTTTCCGTCATTATGGCGATTTTAGCTCTGATCATCGTAGCAGATGCCTTTGTAAAATGGACTGCTCTCATCAGAGACAAGCAAACTCTTGAGATACAAAAAGCTCGTCATAAAGAAATCCTTAAAGATCTGGCAGCGAAGTAA
- the serC gene encoding 3-phosphoserine/phosphohydroxythreonine transaminase, with amino-acid sequence MARIYNFSAGPAVLPEEVLKEAAEEMLDFRNTGMSVMEMSHRSKAFEEIIGEAEKTLRDLMHIPDNYKVLFLQGGASQQFAMIPMNLMKNRAADHINTGQWAKKAIAEGKIYGRINVIASSEDKTFSYIPDLKNLKISDDADYVYICHNNTIYGTKFNDLPETCGKTLVADMSSDILSEPVDVTKYGIIFAGAQKNIGPAGVVVVIIREDLITDDVLPGTPTMLKYKTHADNKSLYNTPPAYGIYICGKVFQWVQRLGGLEAMKKRNEEKAAVLYDYLDSSKLFKGTVAKKDRSLMNVPFVTGSEELDAKFVKESKAAGFENLKGHRTVGGMRASIYNAMPIEGVQRLVDFMKKFEEENQ; translated from the coding sequence ATGGCAAGAATATATAATTTTTCAGCAGGCCCTGCCGTACTGCCAGAAGAGGTGTTAAAGGAAGCAGCAGAGGAGATGTTAGACTTTAGAAATACAGGTATGTCCGTTATGGAAATGAGTCACCGCTCCAAAGCTTTTGAAGAAATCATTGGCGAGGCCGAAAAAACATTACGAGATTTGATGCACATTCCAGATAATTACAAGGTATTGTTTCTGCAAGGCGGAGCCTCCCAACAGTTCGCTATGATTCCTATGAACTTGATGAAAAACAGAGCGGCCGATCACATTAATACGGGCCAATGGGCGAAAAAGGCCATTGCTGAAGGAAAAATCTATGGCCGAATCAATGTCATTGCCTCATCAGAAGATAAGACCTTTTCTTATATCCCTGATCTCAAGAACTTAAAAATTTCTGATGATGCTGATTATGTGTATATCTGCCATAACAACACAATCTATGGAACAAAATTTAACGATTTGCCGGAAACCTGCGGCAAAACTTTAGTTGCAGATATGTCCTCAGATATACTTTCTGAACCGGTGGATGTGACGAAGTATGGGATCATTTTTGCCGGTGCGCAGAAGAACATTGGCCCCGCAGGAGTCGTTGTTGTTATTATTCGGGAAGACTTAATCACTGACGACGTCTTACCCGGAACGCCGACCATGTTAAAATATAAAACTCATGCCGACAATAAATCACTCTATAATACTCCTCCGGCTTATGGCATCTATATTTGCGGCAAAGTATTTCAGTGGGTGCAACGGCTGGGTGGCCTCGAGGCTATGAAGAAAAGGAATGAAGAGAAGGCTGCGGTCCTCTACGATTACCTTGATTCGAGCAAGCTGTTCAAGGGAACGGTTGCCAAGAAGGATCGTTCCTTAATGAATGTACCCTTTGTTACGGGTTCGGAGGAACTTGATGCTAAATTTGTTAAAGAGTCAAAAGCTGCCGGATTTGAGAACTTAAAGGGGCATAGAACTGTAGGCGGGATGAGAGCGAGTATTTATAACGCCATGCCAATAGAAGGTGTTCAGCGTTTAGTTGACTTTATGAAAAAGTTTGAAGAGGAAAATCAGTGA
- a CDS encoding LytR/AlgR family response regulator transcription factor, which translates to MRAFIVDDEALSRDELKYLLEQAADVSVVGMARNGSEALQLIPQMRPDVVFLDIQMPDLSGLVVARELFAAMPSNSAPLFVFATAFDEHALEAFEVSAIDYILKPFSAERLQNTLERLRGLLERTGDSEKLKKDKLDRILNLLENPSNQAKLPVEENERIILLEAEKIIYAWAEDRRVLVKTDTASYKTSYSLSELETKLGLLQTHKSYLVNKDMVREIVPWFNGTYNLIMSDPQKSQVPVSRTYVKSVRSALKF; encoded by the coding sequence ATGCGGGCGTTTATTGTTGATGACGAGGCTCTATCACGGGACGAACTGAAGTATCTGCTGGAACAAGCGGCCGATGTCTCGGTCGTGGGGATGGCTCGAAACGGGAGCGAAGCATTGCAGCTGATTCCCCAAATGCGTCCCGATGTTGTTTTTTTGGATATTCAGATGCCGGATTTATCGGGTTTGGTTGTGGCGCGCGAACTGTTTGCTGCGATGCCATCGAATAGTGCTCCTCTGTTTGTCTTTGCCACAGCTTTTGACGAGCATGCCCTGGAAGCCTTTGAGGTCAGTGCCATTGATTACATCCTTAAGCCCTTCAGCGCTGAGCGCTTGCAAAATACACTCGAGCGCTTGCGCGGGCTCTTGGAGAGGACCGGGGATTCCGAGAAGCTGAAAAAGGATAAACTTGATCGAATTTTAAATCTTCTGGAGAATCCTTCGAATCAAGCAAAACTTCCGGTAGAAGAGAATGAACGGATTATACTTTTGGAAGCGGAGAAGATTATTTATGCCTGGGCGGAGGATCGCCGCGTTTTAGTGAAGACAGATACGGCTTCTTATAAAACCAGTTATAGTTTGAGTGAACTGGAAACTAAGTTGGGTTTACTGCAGACGCATAAGAGTTATTTGGTGAACAAGGATATGGTTCGAGAAATTGTGCCTTGGTTTAATGGGACTTACAACTTGATCATGTCTGACCCTCAAAAGTCACAAGTGCCGGTAAGTCGAACCTATGTGAAATCTGTGCGTTCCGCGCTAAAATTTTAA
- a CDS encoding sensor histidine kinase, which translates to MLLQLFLKLAQNISVIVTISFLLSKTRVFKKAMRLKNDLWEKLLLISIFSAIGIMGTYTGVSIKGALANSRVVGVVVGALIGGPVVGIGAGIIAGLHRYLIGGFTAFPCGVATVAEACTAVWYCRNRSPKEFSWKFGLAIGVVTETLQMLIILAMARPFAAAWDLVRAIGLPMIIMNSVGIAIFVVIARNSLEEEERAGALQAQKALEIAKITLPILSKGLNVDTAKQVAQIIFERVDVEAVALTNKDVILAHVGNGCSHHLAGTPIMTEATKEALVSGEMKLALDKEQIGCLNKNCTLRSAVIVPLFSRGAVSGSLKLYQDRERGIGSVEIQLAQGLAGLFSTQLELAVLEEQAKLVTKAELKALQAQINPHFLFNALNTIVALIRTDGEKARKLLIQLGEFFRKNIQGGDKFVTLRQELEHIRAYLSIEQARFGDSLRVVENIQSEAEDWQLPALTLQPLVENAIKHGIYPKIDGGTVDISCRVEDNTLQVVISDDGVGIEAERLEKIYHQKGNSSQGLGVGLSNVNDRLKYLYGSGLLIESEHGMGTRVMFSIPG; encoded by the coding sequence ATGCTTCTACAGCTTTTTCTGAAATTGGCCCAAAATATAAGTGTCATCGTTACTATTTCCTTTCTTTTAAGTAAAACCCGGGTTTTCAAGAAGGCCATGCGTCTCAAAAACGATCTCTGGGAGAAGCTTCTCTTAATTTCTATTTTTAGTGCTATTGGCATCATGGGTACATACACCGGAGTTTCCATCAAGGGAGCCTTGGCTAATTCCCGGGTTGTCGGGGTTGTGGTAGGGGCTTTGATCGGTGGACCGGTTGTGGGAATTGGAGCGGGGATCATAGCAGGGCTCCACCGTTATTTAATTGGAGGGTTTACAGCGTTTCCCTGCGGCGTAGCCACAGTGGCGGAGGCCTGCACGGCGGTTTGGTACTGTCGAAACAGAAGTCCTAAAGAATTTTCTTGGAAGTTTGGGCTTGCCATAGGAGTCGTGACGGAAACCCTGCAAATGTTGATTATCTTAGCTATGGCCCGCCCTTTCGCGGCTGCCTGGGATTTGGTCAGAGCCATTGGCCTTCCCATGATCATTATGAATTCTGTAGGAATCGCCATCTTTGTTGTCATAGCCCGCAACTCTCTTGAAGAAGAGGAAAGAGCCGGGGCTTTACAAGCCCAAAAGGCTTTGGAGATTGCTAAAATTACCTTGCCAATTTTGAGCAAAGGATTAAATGTTGATACAGCCAAACAAGTTGCCCAGATCATTTTTGAGCGAGTGGATGTTGAGGCAGTGGCCTTGACGAATAAAGACGTCATTTTGGCTCATGTGGGGAATGGCTGCTCTCACCATTTGGCAGGTACTCCGATCATGACTGAAGCTACAAAGGAAGCCTTGGTTTCCGGCGAAATGAAGTTGGCCCTGGACAAAGAGCAAATCGGCTGCCTGAATAAGAACTGTACTTTGCGCTCAGCAGTGATTGTTCCTTTATTTAGTCGCGGTGCAGTGAGCGGGTCCTTAAAGCTCTATCAGGATCGTGAGCGAGGTATTGGCAGCGTTGAGATTCAGCTGGCTCAGGGACTGGCAGGTCTGTTCTCAACCCAGTTGGAATTGGCCGTTCTGGAGGAGCAGGCAAAGTTAGTTACTAAGGCTGAGCTCAAGGCTCTGCAGGCTCAAATTAACCCGCACTTCCTTTTTAATGCCTTAAACACGATTGTTGCCCTTATCCGGACAGATGGTGAAAAGGCAAGAAAGCTGCTTATTCAGTTAGGTGAATTTTTTCGGAAAAATATTCAAGGCGGAGATAAGTTTGTAACCCTAAGGCAAGAACTTGAGCATATTCGGGCTTATCTAAGCATTGAACAGGCACGTTTTGGGGATAGTCTGAGAGTGGTTGAAAACATCCAATCCGAAGCGGAAGATTGGCAGCTGCCGGCCTTAACGTTACAACCGTTGGTTGAAAATGCGATCAAACATGGCATTTACCCGAAAATTGATGGCGGTACCGTCGATATTAGCTGCCGGGTTGAAGACAATACCTTACAGGTTGTCATAAGTGACGATGGGGTGGGCATTGAAGCGGAGAGGCTGGAAAAAATCTATCACCAAAAGGGCAATTCCAGTCAGGGACTGGGAGTGGGGCTTAGCAATGTGAATGACCGCCTGAAATATCTTTACGGTTCCGGCCTTCTCATAGAAAGTGAGCACGGTATGGGAACACGGGTTATGTTTAGTATTCCCGGCTGA
- a CDS encoding lactate utilization protein — protein sequence MALETILATIEERRNALWQKNQVLREEVEALWRAQKNDLPSWLDKAKKSLAQKGCDVIEAASPEDAGEIVEDLVGKGSVVHAYSPLLMSCGLPKRLRQKGLDVTEMHFGALAAEWAEIDAAHPDFPAGNLEEGEILETFSKKLQVLEGIQAGVQPERREVFLALRQYLRAKAAKAEYGISGVSAVIAEHGSIVLSEDTGYMRAVSNLPPFHIAVIDSQQIVPTLDDAVHLLRAQAINRFGRDIETYLSIISGPSRTADIEFKMVNGVHGPKRVFAIVINA from the coding sequence ATGGCTTTGGAAACTATATTGGCAACGATTGAAGAGCGTCGCAATGCTCTTTGGCAAAAAAATCAGGTACTGCGTGAAGAGGTTGAAGCCCTCTGGCGAGCTCAGAAAAATGATCTGCCCTCATGGCTGGATAAAGCTAAGAAAAGCCTGGCTCAAAAAGGCTGTGATGTCATTGAGGCTGCGAGTCCCGAAGATGCCGGGGAGATCGTGGAAGATTTGGTTGGGAAAGGCTCTGTCGTTCATGCCTATTCCCCTTTGCTTATGAGCTGCGGTTTGCCGAAAAGACTGCGGCAAAAAGGGCTGGACGTTACAGAAATGCACTTTGGGGCCTTGGCAGCAGAATGGGCAGAAATCGATGCGGCTCATCCCGATTTTCCGGCGGGCAATCTCGAAGAAGGAGAAATATTAGAGACTTTTTCTAAAAAGCTGCAAGTTCTGGAGGGCATTCAGGCAGGTGTACAGCCGGAGAGACGGGAGGTCTTTTTGGCCCTGCGTCAATACCTTCGAGCAAAAGCTGCAAAGGCTGAGTATGGAATCAGTGGAGTTTCCGCGGTCATTGCTGAACACGGCTCTATTGTTCTGAGTGAGGACACAGGGTATATGCGGGCTGTATCAAACCTGCCCCCATTCCATATTGCCGTCATAGATTCTCAGCAAATCGTACCAACGCTGGACGATGCGGTTCATTTGCTTCGCGCCCAGGCAATCAACAGATTTGGCCGGGATATTGAAACATACTTGTCCATTATCAGTGGACCAAGCCGGACCGCTGATATTGAGTTTAAAATGGTAAATGGAGTTCACGGACCTAAAAGAGTCTTTGCCATAGTAATAAATGCCTAA
- a CDS encoding DUF1015 domain-containing protein gives MATIRPFNALRPREDAAGNVAALPYDVYNRDEALAEVLKEPFSFLKIDRAETQFDQNFNPYDAQVYEKARDLLQEMIRDGIFIREGKNCYYIYELTMDGRSQAGIVGCASIDDYLDNVIKKHEKTREDKEIDRIKHVDVCNAQTGPIFLAYRSQKAINEVVDRIKEGTPLYDFVAPDGVHHTVWKIDDRADVETIYTEFQKIQNVYIADGHHRTASAVKVGLKRREANPGYTGKEEFNYFLSVLFPHDQLRILDYNRVVKDLNGLGKEEFLKEVKESFLIEDRGEKPYKPTEKGTFGMYLEGVWYKLIAKKEIRSNDPVEGLDVSLLQNYLLTPVLNIIDIRTDKRVDFVGGIRGLEELEQRVKTDMKVAFSMYPTSINELFAVSDAGQLMPPKSTWFEPKLRSGLFIHELE, from the coding sequence TTGGCTACGATAAGACCTTTTAACGCTTTGAGACCGCGGGAAGATGCAGCAGGCAACGTCGCGGCACTTCCTTATGATGTGTATAACCGCGATGAAGCACTAGCCGAAGTCTTAAAGGAACCGTTCTCATTTTTGAAAATTGACCGTGCCGAAACCCAATTTGACCAAAACTTCAATCCTTATGATGCACAGGTCTATGAAAAAGCAAGAGATCTGCTTCAGGAAATGATCCGAGACGGAATTTTCATCAGGGAAGGCAAGAATTGCTACTATATCTATGAGTTGACCATGGATGGCCGTTCCCAGGCAGGTATAGTAGGATGCGCTTCCATTGATGACTATCTGGATAATGTCATAAAGAAGCACGAGAAGACCCGGGAGGACAAAGAAATAGACCGGATTAAGCATGTAGATGTTTGTAATGCTCAAACCGGGCCGATCTTTTTGGCCTACCGTTCACAAAAAGCTATTAACGAAGTCGTCGATAGGATAAAAGAAGGAACTCCCTTATATGATTTTGTCGCTCCGGACGGAGTTCATCATACCGTATGGAAAATTGACGACAGGGCCGACGTAGAAACAATCTATACTGAGTTTCAGAAAATCCAAAATGTCTATATCGCGGATGGCCATCATCGAACGGCTTCGGCGGTTAAAGTTGGGTTAAAGCGCAGAGAAGCAAATCCAGGTTATACCGGGAAAGAGGAGTTTAATTATTTTCTCTCCGTGCTGTTTCCCCATGATCAGTTGAGGATCTTGGACTACAACCGGGTGGTTAAAGATTTAAATGGTTTAGGGAAAGAGGAATTCCTAAAAGAAGTAAAAGAATCCTTTTTAATTGAAGATAGGGGTGAAAAACCCTATAAGCCCACGGAAAAAGGAACCTTTGGGATGTACCTGGAAGGAGTATGGTATAAGTTAATTGCCAAGAAGGAGATTCGCTCCAATGATCCTGTGGAAGGCCTTGATGTCTCTTTGCTGCAAAATTATTTATTGACCCCTGTTCTCAATATAATAGATATAAGAACCGATAAAAGGGTCGACTTCGTGGGTGGAATAAGAGGCCTCGAAGAATTGGAACAAAGAGTCAAAACGGATATGAAGGTCGCCTTCTCAATGTATCCGACCTCAATCAATGAGCTGTTTGCTGTATCCGATGCCGGTCAATTAATGCCGCCAAAGTCGACGTGGTTTGAGCCGAAACTCAGGAGCGGATTATTTATTCATGAGTTAGAATAA
- a CDS encoding phosphoglycerate dehydrogenase, whose product MFKINRLNPIANVGLDMLTDNYELVESLKDADAAIVRSANVHELELPSSLKAIARAGAGVNNIPLDKCAEKGIVVFNTPGANANGVKEIVLAGMILASRDLIGGVNWVNSVKEEPEVAKLVEKNKAKFVGTEIKGKKLGVIGLGAIGVLVANMAIKLEMDVYGYDPFISVGAAWKLSKYIKPSKSLEEIYRECDFITVHVPLTDSTKGMFNQEAFALMKDGVKILNFSRDTLVNDGDMIDALKSGKVGKYVTDFPNPDVVGHEGVIAIPHLGASTNESEDNCAVMAVVQLMDYLENGNIRNSVNFPNCDMGVCTQAERIAIHHRNVPNMLSQFTSAFAKENINISDMMNRSKGQWAYTMLDIEPPSTPDIIKRIEEIDGVLRIRVIK is encoded by the coding sequence ATGTTTAAAATTAACCGTTTAAACCCCATAGCCAATGTGGGATTGGATATGCTCACAGACAATTATGAGCTGGTGGAGAGCCTCAAAGATGCCGATGCCGCCATCGTCAGAAGCGCAAATGTTCATGAGCTGGAGCTGCCGAGTTCTTTAAAGGCTATCGCCAGAGCGGGAGCAGGGGTTAACAACATCCCCCTCGATAAATGCGCTGAAAAAGGAATTGTGGTCTTTAATACGCCGGGGGCCAATGCCAACGGGGTAAAAGAGATCGTACTGGCTGGAATGATTCTGGCTTCCCGCGACCTCATTGGGGGAGTGAACTGGGTGAATTCGGTTAAAGAGGAGCCGGAGGTAGCCAAACTTGTTGAAAAGAATAAAGCTAAGTTTGTGGGAACAGAAATCAAAGGCAAGAAGCTCGGTGTTATAGGACTTGGAGCTATTGGGGTTTTGGTTGCCAATATGGCCATTAAACTGGAGATGGATGTTTACGGATACGACCCCTTTATTTCGGTGGGGGCTGCCTGGAAGCTCTCAAAATATATTAAGCCAAGTAAATCATTGGAAGAGATCTACCGAGAATGTGATTTTATTACGGTCCATGTCCCCTTAACAGATTCCACAAAGGGTATGTTCAATCAAGAGGCTTTCGCACTTATGAAAGATGGAGTTAAAATTCTCAACTTTTCAAGAGATACTTTAGTGAATGATGGCGATATGATAGACGCCTTAAAGTCCGGAAAAGTCGGTAAATATGTGACGGATTTTCCTAATCCAGACGTGGTAGGACATGAAGGAGTCATCGCAATACCTCATTTAGGGGCATCCACCAATGAATCTGAAGATAACTGTGCCGTCATGGCGGTTGTGCAATTAATGGACTATCTGGAGAACGGAAATATCAGGAACTCGGTAAACTTCCCCAACTGTGACATGGGGGTATGTACTCAAGCGGAGCGTATCGCCATTCACCATCGCAATGTTCCTAACATGCTGAGTCAATTCACTTCTGCCTTTGCCAAAGAAAACATTAATATTTCGGATATGATGAATAGGAGTAAGGGACAGTGGGCGTATACTATGCTCGATATCGAACCGCCTTCAACTCCTGACATCATCAAGAGAATTGAAGAGATTGATGGGGTTTTAAGAATAAGGGTTATCAAATAA